In Thermococcus sp. MV5, the genomic window AGCTCATCTAAGGAGTAATACCTGAATATTCTTTCGCTTTCCTTTCTTTTGTATGGAGATAATTTTGTAGGAACAGAAAACACAAATTTTCCTCCTGGTTTAAGCACCCTATAGATTTCTGAAGTTAATTTATGCACATCTAAGAATTTCCAATCGTAGGGTCCTATAGAAATTGCAGCATCGAAATAAGTTGAGGGATATGGCAACTTAGGATTACGAACATCTATATGATAGAACTCAAAAACTGCATTATGAGCTTGTTTTTTCTGTATAGTGTCTTTGGCAATTTCACTAGCCTTTTTTGAAAAATCTACCCTTATTACCTTACTGGCCAAGATATTTAAAGTTAAAGTAACCTTAATCTCGCTACCAATGTCTAAAACTATCCTAGAGTCTTCAATTAACTCCAATGCTCGTCTTTTCTCTTCATCTCTTAGATATTGCACTATTGGTATTGTTGGCGGTTGTTTTGTCCAACGAAGTATTATCTCTTCATAATCTCTCAAATCTTGATCCCTCCATAACTTCTGTAATAGTATAGATATCCAACTAGGTGAATAAACTTACTGAGAGCACTTGCTACAGCCGCCCCCATGGCTCCATATAATGGTATTAATAAAGCATTTCCCAAAACATTAACTAAAGCTGTTATGTATGAAATGTTTCGTATTATCTTCCCAAATCCCTTAGACTCAAAAAATATTCCAAAAGGCTGATACATTCCCTGGAAAAACCCAGCAATAACTAAAATTGACGCCAAGGAATATGTGGGAAGAAATCTCTCAGTAAATAATAACTTTATTATCCATTTTCCAAAGAGTATTATCCCAATTGTGTAAGCTATGAGCCAAAGTGTATTGTAAAACAAGATTTTTCGTGGAATCTTCTCTTTTCTAGCAAATTCTCTAAATACAGTAGTTGTAAATGCCGAAGAGAACGCAACCATTGGAGAAACTAAGGCTATTGCAAGGTTATAAAAACCCAGTGGAGTGGTTCCAACAAAATATGTTATGAATAAACTATCTAACTTATATGTTGACTGATCCGCGATTTGTCCTAAATATACATGGATGCCATACCTTTTTGTTAATCTTAAAATCTCTTTGCCATGTAATTTAATTTCCCTAAACTCTGGAGTCAGCATGAAGATTGAGACTATGTATGAAATGCTCATACTAATTCCGTATGCAAATGAGAAAGCTTTTACAGAAATCACATTAAAAAAGATAATGATAGCAATATTGACTAAATATACAACCCGTGAAAGTATTCTCATTAAAGCAAGAATTTCCACCCTTTTGGTGCCTCGGGATAGGTGAGTTATTAAGTAATAGAGGGGAAAGAATATTAAGAGAAGTGAAGTGTATCTTATAATGCTCCCAACATTAGTTTTAAAAAATTCATCAATAAACCAGCTAGAAAGTGTCAA contains:
- a CDS encoding class I SAM-dependent methyltransferase, producing the protein MRDYEEIILRWTKQPPTIPIVQYLRDEEKRRALELIEDSRIVLDIGSEIKVTLTLNILASKVIRVDFSKKASEIAKDTIQKKQAHNAVFEFYHIDVRNPKLPYPSTYFDAAISIGPYDWKFLDVHKLTSEIYRVLKPGGKFVFSVPTKLSPYKRKESERIFRYYSLDELFDLISIENWKDVRFSLIYQPPRKAYIFLSLLPQLFQKPFIDLFKYLSRRLTESQNLSKASYIVTCLQK
- a CDS encoding oligosaccharide flippase family protein; translation: MKSMIFNILQDLKSRTAKQTGLLYTSTIGSMVLSMIASILVTRSLGPERYGIYSFYISVVSFVGLFFRFGVFNSAGLLLVHTDNEKRIRKLIGTAFILGLVIGVVYSLFLTLSSWFIDEFFKTNVGSIIRYTSLLLIFFPLYYLITHLSRGTKRVEILALMRILSRVVYLVNIAIIIFFNVISVKAFSFAYGISMSISYIVSIFMLTPEFREIKLHGKEILRLTKRYGIHVYLGQIADQSTYKLDSLFITYFVGTTPLGFYNLAIALVSPMVAFSSAFTTTVFREFARKEKIPRKILFYNTLWLIAYTIGIILFGKWIIKLLFTERFLPTYSLASILVIAGFFQGMYQPFGIFFESKGFGKIIRNISYITALVNVLGNALLIPLYGAMGAAVASALSKFIHLVGYLYYYRSYGGIKI